In the genome of Bremerella sp. P1, the window ATAGGCATAGTTTGGCTGCTGCGGACCCCGGGCCGAGAATCCTTGAGCGATTCCATCAAGCGATCCTCGAGCGTTACCTCCGCCGAGCGGAAAGCAGGCTAGTTCAATATGTTCCACAGGCGATGGGAACAGCTTGGCCAACTCGAAGTCGACTGTAGCCCACTTGATCGAACTGATCCGTTCATTGGCTTTATAAACACCAAGCGACGAACACCAGGAATGATGGCCAGTCGTGCACATCTTCCCGGAAAGCCCCTGCAATATGGTCAGGTTGTCCACATGATCGACAAGCGGACTCATCCACTGCGGCAGCTCATGCCCATCCAGATCGACTTCGAATGCCTCTTTTCGCGACTCTTTCTCCATCAGCTTCGCATCGAATGATGGTGGAACCATCACTTTGGGAAAGAGGCCATTTCCGCGATGCATGAAGATAAACCGCATAGGCGACTTAGTCCCTGAGGCAAGGAGCTGCGACGGATTCATCATCGCCATGGCACCCAGGCTGAATAGACTGGTTTGGAGGAAATCGCGTCGTGAAGTCATACTCTGCTCCTGAGATTATTAAGTCGGCGTTTGCCGATGGGTTCTCTGTTTATCTAGGAAGATTTTCGGTACATGAACGAATCGGAAGTTAGCAAGGAAATGATCACTGCCTTGAAGCTTCCGCCACTCTCGACATAGGCTCGATCGGCATCGATCAGCGTTTGCGAGTCGGACAGCATTTCGTTACGCCCCAAGTAAAACCGGAACGCGTGACGAATGATCGACTGTCGAACCCTTTCTGACTTGGCAAGCCGTTCAATCAAGTCAAATGCATCGTCCACATCGCCATCCAGTTCCGGATCTCCCGTGCCGACCAGTTTACCGTTCGATACAACCGGGGCAGTCTTGTAAACGTCGAAGGACGACTTTCCGTTGCCTGACTGAATCAGGTTCTCGGGATCTTCGAGAGCTTCCTCTGTGCGAAAACGGCCAAAATCGTCGAAGGCCTCGAACGCAAGACCTAGAGGATTCATCTGTTTGTGACACTTCCAACATTCGCTTTCCTGCGTTACCATCTCGACACGCTGGCGAAACGTCTTGTGAGGATCTTCTGGGACCTGAGCATCAACCGTAATCGGCACATCGGGAACGCAGCCTGCCAGCAAATTCTCACGAACCCAGCGACCGCGTTTGATTGGGTCGGTATGGAAGTTGGATGAATGCGCAATAAGCCAGGCAGGGTGAGTGAGTATTCCTTTGCGATTTTCGATCTTGAACGGCTGCTCCGGAGGGTAATCCCAGAACTCCTTGGGCTCCAAATCACCGACATACTTGGAAGACTTCCAACTTCCGTAGCGGCCTATGACCGGGGTAGGGGGAAGGTTGTAGAACGGTGCGTGGTGAAAGTAGTATCCGTGCGCCCAAGGGACCGTCGTAAATGGATTGCGTCCCTGTCCAAAAGACTCTTCAAAATAGTGCATGAAGTTGACGAGTTCCCCAGGCTTGGAATTGTCTTTGATCCGCATCGACTGATGCGCCTTGAGAAATTCTAGATTGTCATCGAGAACGCGCTGGGGATCGTTCTTCCAATCGGTCTCCTTGAGGGTTTCGTAGACATCACGCCACTCTTCAATAATCTTCCGGCCAGTCTCGTCATCTTTGTCGTGATAAACAAAGAATTCGTCAAAGGTCAGAAGGTTCTCGAAGACGTTCTCATCCTGTTCGATATGACGGGTGACGATACGATCGGCTTCCAGAATGAGCCAACCTGGCGTTCCCTGGCTGCCACGATCTGGATTCATGTATTTCCCTTCGCTACGCCCTCCGTCCTTGAACACCTTCAATGCAGCTGGATAGCCGAAGAAGTCCCGAAAGAAACGGACTATCCGAGGATGAGAAGTTTCATTGGACTTGTAGTGCTTGCCATTCAGCGAAGAATCGATTTGCCCGCGAAAGTACTCCTCGTCATTAAGAAGCCGTGTTACTTCGCGACGATAGTCCTCTCGGGTTGTTAAGCGTCCCTGTTGGGCGGCCTCGACCAATTGAGTATCTGGGCTTCGATCACCCAAGGCGTACGCGATAGCCAAACTGGCCTCACGCGGCGAAAGCTTCATTCGACCATATTCGTCGAGTGGTCCTTCCCCAAATTCCAACCGGTACAAAAACTCCGATTCGAGCAGTACGGCTGCCAGCATCTCCTGGAGCCCCGCGGTGTTCCCACCCAACTGAATCGCTTCCCCGGTCAGCTCCAGATACTTGTCCACCTCGCTCTCGGTAGCCGGTCGCTGCAGGACAAGCTCGAATTGCTTCCGGATGGCATCAACGATCTCTTCGTCGCTTGGAAGTGAGTCGTTGAGAATAATGATCTCGAACTCTTCCGGCGTAGAGGGAGGCAACCATCGATCTTTCGCATTGGGAAACTCGTTGACCTCCAGTTCCTTGTTCAGCACGCGTGCCCGGTGAATCTGCTTTTCTGCGATCCACTTCGCATTGTCGAGCATGACCAGAAGATGACCACCGTCCAGTGTCGACAGATCGAAGTCGCGGACACCAGAACGCTCTGGCAAGACAAAGGGATTCGTCACGCCATAGAACGATCTTCCATGCTTCGAGTAGAAGTCGCGTTCACGCCCCGTTAACTGAAACAGGTCAATTACGCGTTCATGGAAAATTTGAGGACTTACCCGCCAACGGCGTGCCGGCGTGTAGGGCATCTCGGTGATCTCGCCGGAGAAGAGCTGCTCATGGTCAACGAGGTTTCCGTTCCCAAGGTACGGGAGACGCGCATCCAACTGAGATGCATTGTGACGGCGCAGTTCACGCCTCAGCCAATCGGTCAACTGAGTCTGTTCACGACCCGCAGGCTGCTCCGCTTCTTCCGGTGGCATCAGACCGAAGAATAGTTGGTCTTGAGCCCGGTTCAGCAAGTTGATCTGACCCTCGAGATCAAGCTCTTCGAGGTTATCAAATCGGACGCCACCTTCCGCCGTGTCGGCCCCATGACAATCGTTGCAGTAGCTTTTCAATGTAGCCTGCACGTCTTTCGGCACCGATACCGACGAGGTTGGTTCACCGCAAAGGGCATACGTCCCAGTCAACAACACAAGAAGCGCTGAGAGATACAAGGTTTTCATGGATAGCCTAATCGTCTGTTCGGTAACGCCTAGTTGAGGTTGTTCCGAACCCCAACATGATTTCTTGAGTCGGGAAGGATCGATCACTCTTGGGCTGACTGAAGGATGGTTTTCGCTTCTTCAATCCGCCGCAGCTTATCTTGCTCGCGAAGCGCTTGAATGATCTTGCCTCGATCTCCTCGCGAAATTGGCAGTTCCGTATCGTCGCTGAGGACGCTGCTGGGAACAGACTCAAGCGGCCAGTCGTCACTCCGCTGCGTGGCAAATGGCAGGTCTAAGTTGCCGATCGCTTGGAGATTGGCCAGCGGATTGCGGCCCCATGCATACCGAAATTCAGTAGGTTCCGGCACCATCGGGCTGGTTAAGATGAGCTGACGTTTGTCGTACTGGGTACGGCCACGGTCATCTTGGCCTTTCACCGCATACATCGCTTTGGCGGGATGAAACTTGCGGTCTTTTCCAGCGATCGCGAAGCCGTGAATCTCACCTTCTTCCGGGTCGCCTACTTGGGTATCAAAGGTTAGCCGAACTTCATTGCCAGAGGCCTCCGTGCCCTCCAGCAAGGGTGGCTTCCACTGAAGTTGCCGCTCAAAGCCATATTGGGTTGCCAGTGCCCAGCGGGCAATACGTTCGCCGGCAGGTAGTTTTAGCTGCGGATGGTACCATCGACGGCGGAGATCGTACGTGCTGACAAAGCCAATGTGCTTGTCGTCGGCACGGAAGAGATCCAGGAACGTTTCGTATTGTGCGGCGCGAATATAGACCCCAGCGTCGAACATCATTTCGCAATAGTTGTCACGCGTCTGAGGATCGCCTGCGGTACAAAGTGACAGAATACCAAAGGGCATGTCAGGTTCGTTAAAAGCGCTACGCCATGCGTTGATCATCTCAGGGAAAACGTCGCGGTACATTTCTGCACCCCTGGAACCATCAAACGCGTTGTTGAAACCTTGGTGAAAGATGGCTCCCTTCACCGAGAGCCCAGCCAACGGTGCAATCATGCCTGCATAGCAGTTGCCGGGATAGTTCGCGTCCGCAATAGGACCCGGGCGCAGGTCGCTCGGAGCTTCCAATCGATCTGCCGGGATTTGCTTCCCTTCTTCCCGCTGCTTTTCCAGCCACTTCTGATGTTGTTCGATACGCTTTTCCAGGTCCTCCTGGGCATTCCATTCAGCAACCTTGGTATCAAACTGTGCCAGCTTGGTTTTAGTCGCGTTGCTGTCGAGCGACCGCAGCAAGTTGATTGGAGTCCACGTCTCGACGGTCGTTCCCCCACGGCTGGCATCGATCACCCCGATGGGTACGTTGCTGGCCATGTGAATTCGACGGGCGAAGACATAGCCAATCGCCGATAGCTCTCGGGCGATCTCCGGCGTGCAAACGTCCCAGTCACCTTTGCGAAAATGGCGACTCGACCAGTCGCTCCATTGATGAAGTCGGGCAAAGCTTTGTTTTTCCTCAGGGCCCTGATCATGAGGTATGGACAAGATACGGATCAATGGAAAATTGGCCGAGACCATCTCCAACGCTCCGTTCTCGACCTTGGACAACTCAAACTCCATGTTGCTTTGACCGCCAAGCACCCAGACGTCACCAATGAGAAGGTTGTTGAGCACAAGCGTCTCGTTTTTTCCGCTAACGGTCATCTTCTGCGGAGTACTGTTGGCAGGCATTGCCGAAAGCTCAACCTTCCAGGAGCGATCCTTGTCAGCAGTAGTCGTCGCCTCCTCGCCGGCAAAGCTAACCGTGACCTCCTCGCCTGGTTCCGCCCATCCCCAGATATGAAGCGGCTTATCCCGTTGGAGAACCATGTTGGTCTGGAACAGATTGCTCACACATAGCCCATCTCCGATCGCTGGAACATCAATGACGTCCTCGCGAGGCATCTTCTGTGCGAGCAGTTGTGGAGCGGAGATCATCATGATCCCCATGATGCTGAGGACGATCCATTGGCGGATTTGATTGTTCATCAGGGCAGTCTATCGGTGAGATGTTGTACGGGCAGGGTCTCTGTCGATCGACAGAGCGTTGCGGAAGTATTCGGGAAGGGAAAATAAAATAACCAAAGCATCGACGTCATTTGACGTCGAATACCTGGCAAACACGTGGGTCATGGAGGGGGAATTTGACCGTCATAGACAATGTCGTAATTGAATTCCAAACCGTCCTCAGTTATATCCAATTGAAAGTCGGGGTTATTCGCGGCTTGGCTGTTGAACTGCTTCGGCAAGTAGTTCCGCGGAGAGTCGCCGCGGTAAATCCCAAGTTCTACGACGCAGGGACCGAGCGCCACGCCTGACTGATTGGATACAAATCGCGCCGCATACCTGCCATTGCTATCCGTAATGGCAAGCGACGGACGGACAGGTGCGTCGGGAACAAAAGTCAGTGATACGCCTTCGGCTGGCTGCCCATTCAAAGTGATGGTGCCGTAAACTTCCCCCGTTGGGATCTCCGGACTTTCGGAACAACCCACCAGCAGTGCGACAGCGACCAAGGGGAGAATTCGTTGGAATTCAATCAACTTATAAACCATTTCACTTCTCGTGTATTACTGAGTTCAAATATGGATCAGGCATTCCGCTTGGCCATGTTCACCATTGATGAAACGCACATAAGAAGATTGGCGAGGCCTGCCCCGTCCCCGCCAATCTTGCGGCCAATTTCAAACGGTATTTCCGAGCAAGGATTACTCTACTCGACTCAGAATTCTCCCACCGTTTGGCCGTCTGACCGATCACCTAACTTTTGATAGGTGCCCAGGCTACTGGTGCGACAGTTGTTGCTTTTGGCGATGAAGTGAACCGAACTATCTACAAAAGCGAAATGAGCGCCACCGGGATGAAAATTGCTGCAAGTAAATCCATTCAACCGATTCTTCATTGAATCCTCCAACGCCAGTTGACCTAGTGGGAAAGACGCAAGATTAAGAACAAGGCGCATGAGTTTTTCGGGGGCGTTTGTGGATGCATGAAAGATTTTGCAAGCCAAAAATACGTTCATGGACTAATATTAATTATTAGGAACATCGCTTTCAGGAAAAAGATCATCGTTTTCAGGAATGCTTATGGACGGCAAGACACGTCGCGTTGCTCTGGTTCTGGAGCTCGACTGGGCCTACAAACGACACGCCAGCGTCTACGCAGGGACGCAGCGGTACTTCGATGAACAAGGCTGGGAATCGGTCATCGACGAATACGCACTCGATTCGCTACCGACGCGTCGCGGAAAGACGATCCCCTACGATGGCGTCATCGCGCGGGCGTCTAAATCGTTAGCCGAGCGATGCTCTCAACTGAAAGTTCCTTTGGTGAACGTGTGGAGCAGTTCGCCCTTGCGCGACGAGCTTCCCAGCGTATACCCCGACTACCAGGCCTCAGGGAGATTACGAGCCGAGCACTTGCTTGCCCGTGGGCTCCGCAACTTTGCGGTTCTTGGCTCCCGTCGAGACTCTGCCGACTACCTCGAGTTGCAGGCTTTCGTCGAAACCATCCGCAGCAAGGGCTACGCGTGCGAAGTCGCTTGGATGTCGCGATTGTTCTCAGACACGCTGGACCAGTGGCGGAGTTTCAACCAAACAATCACAACGTGGATGGATAAGTGGGAGTTGCCCATCGGCACGTTTGTCGGCGCAGATAGCGTTGGCCGAATCGTCGTGCAGAAGTGTAAAGAACGAGGCTGGCGCGTTCCTGAAGACGTAGTGATGATTGCCGGACGAAACGAGGAGACGCTTTGCGAAAGCCCTCGTCCTTCCATCACGAGTATGGAGATGGGTTACGAACGCGTCGGATATGAAGCAGCCAAGCTCTTGCATCGCTTGATGGACGGGGAGCAGCTGATTGAGAACACCGTATACATTCCGCCACAAGGATTAGTTGTCCGCGAATCGACCGACTTCCTAATCACAGAAGATGAGTTGATTGCCGCGGCTTTATCATTCATCGCGACCAATAGTCATCGTCGAATTGGACAAGATGACGTTTCCCGAGCGCTGAGCGTAGAGACGCGAACGTTACAGAATCGCTTTCGAAAGGTCTTGGACCAATCCATCGCGGGAACCATTCGCCGAGTCCGATTAGAGCGTGCCAAGCGAGAATTGGTTCAAAGCAATCGATCGTTGAAGAATATTGCACGTGATGCCGGTTTCGGATCAGCCATGCGAATGTACGACCTTTTCAAACGTGAACTTGGCATGACCCCAACCGAGTTTCGAAAGCAACGACGCCTCTGATCATGCACTTCGCTACTTGGAATATCACAACACGCAAAACATCTGCCTAGGCGATTCGAGGATGGCATCGCAGATGTCTGGTCGGTATTCAAGAGGACTGTCTAACATCACCCAGATCCCTCGTGGCCGAAACGGCGCTCGTAATCCACGTCCGTTGGAATTACACGAACGATTGCTGTTTTTTGCTCGGGCTATGTCCTCTATTTCTGGATGCGAGGGAAGCCCGCAACCTATATGCTTAAACCGGCTGTTCTAACCAGAATGTCCCGGCGAACAGTTCCCTACCATCCGCTGCGGTAACGACGTCAATTCCCCACCATACCTGTTGGTTCTGTTTACCACGAAGATGTTCGGGAATTGTAAAGTCGTGTTTGACGTTCATGTGCTCGCGGGCTGCGACAAACCCGATCCGTTCTGTGTGACAATCGGCCCAACCGCGTTCCCAGTCACTGGAAAACAATTCTCCAAAATAGACCGTCAAAGGTGCGTTACCTGAACGGGAACTATGCGGACCTTCTCGCCGTCGCTGACACAATTCAATGAAGATCGTCACGTTCCGCAAAGACTCGCGAGATCGGCTTTTCTGTTGAATCTCCACAAGCAAGCGATTGCCTTCTTGGGAATCACTGCCGCTCACTCGCACTTCCGGTACCGATACTTCGTATCTCGGTCGACTCAGAAACGCAACGCAGCCGGGTGCAAGCATAAGAACGCCGATGGCGGGAAAGATCACAACAAACACGTACAACACGGTTGGAGGGTCGCCATTGGAGAACGCAACTGGAAAGATAACCGCGCACATTGCCGTCCAGAGGCAACCGAATGCAGTGAGGCCACAACTGTCCGAATCCGGCATCTTCAGTAGCCGCAATCGCATAGCACGATAATTTGCCATCACCAACTTGTCTCCGTGCAAACGGCGAAGATCTCTGGTTTGTCGATCATTTCAACTTGCGTCTACGCATCGGATGAGGTCTTCCAGCTTCGGCTCCTAGTTTACATCGCTACAATCACGCAAGGGTCGCCCTATGGAAGCTTATCTTTAGTCCGCATAGGCCTCGAACTCCGCGATCAGTACCGGCGATGCGCATGCTTCATCAATGATCAATCCGACTTGGGAAGTTGTTACAGGTTCCGGCAGCAGAAACTGGTACTCGATCATGGAAAGAGCTTCTACACCTACGTCGCGATTTGACGTATACACTTCCAAAGGCTGACCATTGACATATACCATGCCGGCTACGCTGCGAAAGGCGGTTGTCTCACCTCCCTGATTCAGTTGCCCCAGGTTGCGATACAATCGAGCATGGACGTAAGTTGCCTTCTCGCTAGTATCTCCCGTTGTAATGCGGAATCCGTAAAGTCGGTCCTTGGGATGTCGAATAACTATGCGACGAATTGTTACTTCGCCCTCAAGCTCTGCGTTGAGCTTTCGACCCGCTGTCCATGATGTCGTATCATCACCGTCCAACGCAGCATCGGGGTTGCCACCACCCTCGGTTGATTCAGAACTCGCGTTCAATAGCAAGTTCGGACCTTTAGGTGGATAAAGCGCCGGAAAGGTGCGACTCGTTTCTCGCCTGCGTACCACCGGTACTCGTGACTTCAGGTATAAAGGGAATTCCGTAACCGGCGACGTTTCTTGTCGTCTCAAGTTTGCGGTGACGACGTTCCACTTCCCTCGCTCGCCCCGCCACCGCCACGTTTCCATACAAGTCGTATCCGTGCCGAAGTTCCACTGAGCCGTAGCGGTGGTCTCGGCATTCGCTGGGGTCCACGGCACATAGGCCAAGTGCTTGTATTCACCATCAAGCTCGCTGACATGACCGTTGCGGCCGAAATTCCAGTAACGAAGTTTCTCAGACGACTCGTCATGCATCGCAATAGAGTACTGGCGTTGTGCCGACTCCGAGGACATCCGCTCTGTCTCTAAGAACTTGCCCCCTAGCACCCATGTGGAGGATTCATCGTAGTCGTACCACTTTGCCTCTGACTGAACGAATTCCCGGCGTTTCCAATGACCTGCATGTTTCACCAGAAATTTCATACCGTTGGTCAGTCGTTGTGGCTCGTCATTCGCTCCCCATTGGGATTGAACATCAATATCGTTCTTGCGATCGAGCTTCATGTGGAAAGTAATCTTCCGTTCGCCCCCGAGAATCTCCAACTCCGATTCGATGTGACCGCCGGTACCGCATTTTACAACGACTCGCTGCTTCTGATCCGAAACGTCTGAATAGAGATCGAACTGCTGTTTGCCGTCGTCCCATGACCCTTCAAACCTCATTGCCGCTCCACGACTGGAAAACCGCCACATACGATAGCGATCAAGTGTCGCATCGTACGTCCAGTACATAACTGCCTTGACAACGAGCGAATCCTCCATCGCCGGAGAACTCTGGGTTTCGATAACTCGCAGAAAGTGTCCATCGGTGACCATCTCGGCATCGCGTTTCACAACACGACGCGACTCGTCTATCCCAATGATTTCACCATGCCAACGACCGACCATACGCTCGAGTTCACCTCGATCAATTGGAGGTGGGACAACTCGCCGAAAGATCGAATACCCTCCCAAGCTACCGGCCACTCCGACTATCAACACAATGGTGACGATTGCTATATTTCGGCGCCGCAGATTCGGCAGCATCGAAGATGTGGGTCGCAATATCGCAGGTTTCCTGCGTTCGTTCGACCTATCTTCAGACCGTTTCGGTGCATCGCCCCTTTTCTGATCCTTCCCCGGAAAGACGAACTCTCGCAACGTCACTGCAGCGTTGCCATTCGAGTTGTCGCACATTACGTGGAGGCGAGACTTGGCCTTGTCCCGAATGCAAAGATTGATCGACCGATATCTGACGGTTCGATAGCGTCCTGTCCCTCGGCCCTTACTATCTTTGATTTCAACATGATCTTCGCGATGCTCTGATTCCACCCGCTCGAACATCGACAATGGCAATTCGTACTTCCGAAACCAATTCCAAATGCGAACACTACTCTTCCGACGATCAAAGTCGAAACGCCATGCAGACAGCAGCGGGAGCAGCCCCACCGAACCGAATGCGATGCCACCAATGGCGAACACGACCCCCATGGTCCAGGCCGGTGCAACCTCACTTCCATGTCGGTTGCGTATCATGTAGGTGGCATCAAACAAAGCGGCAATCGCCACCACCATGAAACCGATACCAGCTAATACAGCCAGCAGAAGAAAGCTACTGAAAACACCACTAAGTCGGACATGCAGAAAGCCAGGATTGGACTGAAGCAGTACACGATTGCGGCCGCTTCCCAGCGACCGCCCACCAAAGACAAAGCCTTCGTCTACCTGCTGTTCCAGTTGCTTAAAACGAACGAGGTTGATGCCCATACCCAACCCAGACACGAACGTCATCGCGAAACAGAGTCCGAACCAGGGAAGCGCGTCACCGACGACCGCGTTCAGCAACACCGGCAAGAAAAGCAGCCCGAAGCCAAACAGGAACATTCCGCCGCCAAAGACAAACATGAGCTTTTCCGCCTGCTTCATCCGCCACTTCATTCGCTTACGGAGGTCGCGCAGACTACTATCCCAATCCGGCGGCAATTCGTCAGCGTGTGATTTGTCAGAAGAGCGTGGAGGCCTGCTCATGGCGAATGGTCTCCAATTAGGTATCCCCACATGTTACATAGACTTACTCATTCAGGCGGCTGGGGAATCGATCAACTATGAAGATAACAGAGGAGACGCGATCTTACATCTGAGATTACCCCGAGCTTTGTTAGAAAAGCACAAACACGGGGCTCTTACTCTCGTCGTCATTTGTTAACCCGACCATCTGCGGAAATGGAACCGGAACTATTGAGCCGGACCTCGGGACGGAGTACGTTGATCGAAAGAAGTTTTGCCCATTTCATGTCCCCAATTTGATTCTGGATGGCCATCATGTTTCGATCGATCGCGTTTTCTATTGGGTTGAGTACCGTTTTGCTGGCGTTTACAGCAATGGCAGAGGACGCGGATTCTTCAGCCAGTCCGCTCGATACTCTCATGTGCGAGCGTGGCAAGCTTCTGCTGAGCGACTCCTTTGAAACTGGGCCCAGCAAGGCTTGGCGAATCGCCAAGGGAAAATGGGAAAGCGTCGACGGCGCGACGCAGGGAGCGGAGCTTAAGGAAGACAATCATGGTGCGGTCATTCGCGTGAATCGACCCGTTCGCAATTGCGTGATTCAGTATTCCTTCAAACTGGATGGCACCAAGGGAACGACATTGAGCATCAACGACGCCAAGGGGCACAACTCGCGAGTCATTATCAATGAAAGAGGTTTTTCTGCTCGCAAGGACGATCACGACCACGCCGGACCAGACAAAGCCAAACTACTTCAGACCGTCAAAACGAAGATTACGCCCGGCCAATGGCACACCTTGGTCGTCGAGTCCAACGGGCCTGAGTTCCTGGCTCGTCTGGATGGGAAACAGGTTGCCTATGGTTCCCACGAAGCGATCGACGTCGACAAAACCAACTTCGGCCTGACGGTTGGCGGCCAGTCCGCGTCCTTCAAGAATTTGAGCCTCTGGGAAGCGAAGCCCAAGAGCGACTGGTCGGCCACAAAAGCAAAGATGATCTCCCAGTCGACCAAGTAGGTTGCCCGGGAAGTCGCCTAGATCACGGCAACGGCTGGCTAGTGTCTTTCGCGCCGTTGACTACGTCAGGCTGGCCAGCATCGTTTTTGCCGCTTTCGTCAATTGGCGACCCGTGGTGGGCAGAAAGTAGGGGCGATCAAGGATCTTGGGACCCACGATCGCTGCGTAGTCATGCTGTTTGTACGCGTTAGGATCGGTCACGTAGCCGACTTCATCGTCCGAGTAGCCTACGACAAACGTATGCTCAAACGGCGATGTCTTGCGAATTTCGATCCCGTAATAGCTATAAAGTTCGGTCGGCTGAAATAGCATGCCGATTGGGCCAAGGGAAATAGCGGACATCGGTGCGGCGAGCCCCTTGGGTTCGGTGCTCCAATCTTTTGCGGCGTGGTACCAATCAGCGGCGAACGTTGGATCAACCCAAATTCCACTGCTGCAAGCATCCGGTTTGGTGCGGTATGCCTCGACATCTTGAGCGACTCGCTGGTGATCATACGGTAGGAGGACCTCGCCGCTGACCGGCCGAATTTCTCGGACAGGGACAGAGACCGCCGAGCTGAGCGAGTCTTTGAAGGCAGCATAAACGGCGTTCGCCGACTGATCGGGGGCACCAATCCATCGTTTGCCATCGCCAGGGTTCACGTCACCAGCATGCCCTTGCCAGAAGCCCGGCTCAACTCCTTCGGAATCCTTCACCATGTTCACGACCATGCCTACCCAGTCTGGCCCGGAAAGGGTGTCGGTGTAGCAGACTGGATGCGAAGAAAAGTGGTACCAGACGATATCTGGCTTTCCGCCTGTCCGCTGAAAACGTAGAGTTTGCAAGAGCGTGTCGACCCAACGCTCGTCGTCCGTTGCATTCTGATCGAACTCAAGATCGGTCCGATAATTTGGTGTGGTTCGATTGAAGTTCGCCCCTTTAGCTTGAGCCTTTCCTAGATACAGCTCCGCCGGAGCGAGATCGGCGTGGGCTAATTCAATCGAACGTACGACCGCATCGATCGTCTTGGCCATGTAAGCTTCTGGGATCTTACCCCACTGCCGCAGATGAATGAATGACGGAGTCGAGTGCGTGTGCGTCGCCGTGATGTGGACATTATTCGCAGGTATGCCGAGTTGGCGCTGTACGCGAGCTTGTACCTTTCGGGTGAAATCCGAGGAGACGGCCAGAGCGTCGAGCGAAACGAGAGCGACTTCGACCTCGCCACAGCGCAATGCGATCGCCCGAGACGCGGTCGACTGACGAACGCCTGTTGCAACACGTGGGTTATCCGGCGGTCGATGGAAGCCTCCCAATTCAACGCCATTAGGAACGGTAGTATCGACGATACCTTGTCCAGCCTTGAATTCCGGCGAAGTAGATGAAGCGAACAACGGAGCAGTACTTGCAGCAATTCCCCAAGCAACGCTACTGCCGAGCGTAGCGCCGAGAAACGAGCGACGGTCAATTGGGCGGTTCATGAGCGTTTCTGCAGGGAGGAGGAGAGTTGGCAGGCAAGATTATCTATTAGCAATTGTGGCGCAACATGGAAGCATTTTAAAGAATTCCGCGTCATTCCCTTCGCGTATTTCCCCATAAGGTCAATTGTCGATTCTAGGCATATGAGGGGGGAGGCGTTGAATCCGACCTTCCCAGAATTTTCCGATGGACAAGCCAACGGCGTCTCCTTTTAATTGAAACTGGGAACGACGAATGGACCATCGCTGTACGCGAAAGTTCGCCTCCCCACTCCAAGCGTGGTCAGGCTGAAGCGACTTTCATATGTCGTCATATGTCTAGACGGCGCTTCCCGCCAAATGACTCCACTCAAAAGACCTTCCGCCATGTTGCGATTTCATTTATTCGCTGCGTTCTTTCTATTCTTGGC includes:
- a CDS encoding discoidin domain-containing protein, giving the protein MSRPPRSSDKSHADELPPDWDSSLRDLRKRMKWRMKQAEKLMFVFGGGMFLFGFGLLFLPVLLNAVVGDALPWFGLCFAMTFVSGLGMGINLVRFKQLEQQVDEGFVFGGRSLGSGRNRVLLQSNPGFLHVRLSGVFSSFLLLAVLAGIGFMVVAIAALFDATYMIRNRHGSEVAPAWTMGVVFAIGGIAFGSVGLLPLLSAWRFDFDRRKSSVRIWNWFRKYELPLSMFERVESEHREDHVEIKDSKGRGTGRYRTVRYRSINLCIRDKAKSRLHVMCDNSNGNAAVTLREFVFPGKDQKRGDAPKRSEDRSNERRKPAILRPTSSMLPNLRRRNIAIVTIVLIVGVAGSLGGYSIFRRVVPPPIDRGELERMVGRWHGEIIGIDESRRVVKRDAEMVTDGHFLRVIETQSSPAMEDSLVVKAVMYWTYDATLDRYRMWRFSSRGAAMRFEGSWDDGKQQFDLYSDVSDQKQRVVVKCGTGGHIESELEILGGERKITFHMKLDRKNDIDVQSQWGANDEPQRLTNGMKFLVKHAGHWKRREFVQSEAKWYDYDESSTWVLGGKFLETERMSSESAQRQYSIAMHDESSEKLRYWNFGRNGHVSELDGEYKHLAYVPWTPANAETTATAQWNFGTDTTCMETWRWRGERGKWNVVTANLRRQETSPVTEFPLYLKSRVPVVRRRETSRTFPALYPPKGPNLLLNASSESTEGGGNPDAALDGDDTTSWTAGRKLNAELEGEVTIRRIVIRHPKDRLYGFRITTGDTSEKATYVHARLYRNLGQLNQGGETTAFRSVAGMVYVNGQPLEVYTSNRDVGVEALSMIEYQFLLPEPVTTSQVGLIIDEACASPVLIAEFEAYAD
- a CDS encoding family 16 glycoside hydrolase → MFRSIAFSIGLSTVLLAFTAMAEDADSSASPLDTLMCERGKLLLSDSFETGPSKAWRIAKGKWESVDGATQGAELKEDNHGAVIRVNRPVRNCVIQYSFKLDGTKGTTLSINDAKGHNSRVIINERGFSARKDDHDHAGPDKAKLLQTVKTKITPGQWHTLVVESNGPEFLARLDGKQVAYGSHEAIDVDKTNFGLTVGGQSASFKNLSLWEAKPKSDWSATKAKMISQSTK
- a CDS encoding neutral/alkaline non-lysosomal ceramidase N-terminal domain-containing protein, with translation MNRPIDRRSFLGATLGSSVAWGIAASTAPLFASSTSPEFKAGQGIVDTTVPNGVELGGFHRPPDNPRVATGVRQSTASRAIALRCGEVEVALVSLDALAVSSDFTRKVQARVQRQLGIPANNVHITATHTHSTPSFIHLRQWGKIPEAYMAKTIDAVVRSIELAHADLAPAELYLGKAQAKGANFNRTTPNYRTDLEFDQNATDDERWVDTLLQTLRFQRTGGKPDIVWYHFSSHPVCYTDTLSGPDWVGMVVNMVKDSEGVEPGFWQGHAGDVNPGDGKRWIGAPDQSANAVYAAFKDSLSSAVSVPVREIRPVSGEVLLPYDHQRVAQDVEAYRTKPDACSSGIWVDPTFAADWYHAAKDWSTEPKGLAAPMSAISLGPIGMLFQPTELYSYYGIEIRKTSPFEHTFVVGYSDDEVGYVTDPNAYKQHDYAAIVGPKILDRPYFLPTTGRQLTKAAKTMLASLT